A segment of the Canis lupus familiaris isolate Mischka breed German Shepherd chromosome 37, alternate assembly UU_Cfam_GSD_1.0, whole genome shotgun sequence genome:
GTTATTGGCATCAAAATCTAGTCCTAGAACGTAGGCTGTTTTTAGCCCACTGTTGTATTGAATATTGGCAGTAATCAGTTGTGGTTTCGTACTCTCTCTCCTTTAGAAAGAATCCATGTAGTTTCCTTCGCAGGAAAAGAGGATGACATCATGTGGCTTCTGCAGGCTTTCTGTGCAGAGACGACACCCACAGTTCCTAGAGATATAGACAGAAATCGGGGGTCTTCCTTGGTAGCTAGTCTCATCAAGATACAAGGTCCTCTCCCCATCGaagtttgtgttttaaaagtaaCTTGAACCAAAAAATTCTCTGCTAATTCTTTCTGCCTAGCCATTGCAAAATTGCTTGCTTGGTAAGGATGCCAGGATTCCATTCAGAATTATCCCAGATGAATGACTTCTTATAGAAGAGTCTTGTTTTTTGTCATTTGTGAAAACTGAAGATGGTTTTATGACTTTGATTTAGACAGTAAATGACTGTGCTTAATGGACTGTTTGGAATTCAGAATTACTGGCTGGTTCAGAGGTTTTGCTTTAGAGGAAACATTGAATGAGGGAACGTGTAAGACAGGCCCTCCCCCCTGAGATGAGCCCAAACTGACATCTGAGGTTTGGGGtgatcctcctcctccttcccttatgttcTATTCCCTGAACTCTCCTGGCCCATTGTGGCTGCTGGAAATAAGATCactttaagtaaaataatgttGGCATCCagttccattttgtttctttttttccccccaccaacATGTGTGATGGGATTTAAGTCCCTATAGCTGGCAAGATGCTTGAAGAGGTGAAATCACTGTCTCAGCTGAACTCAGGTGAACTCCAGAGGTTGGCAGGGGAATTCTCTGCTTATATCTTGACTTGTCACACTTCGCTATGAAAAGCAGACAACAGCAGGGGCTGCTGAGAGTTGGTCAGGGACGAGTAGATGTAAAATATGTTTCTCTAGTGACCGTTGACCTTTCAGAATTGGTTGGTGAGGAGGAAGATATTGGCTGGTTTCTCTGGCACCCCCAGCCTTGCCTTATTTCAAGCCACACCAGGgttaggagagaaaagaaagccacTCAGTGAAGTCATGGATGGTGAGACAGCTGTATTGTTCTTTGGAACGAGAGCAGAGCTCGAGGGAGTGGGGACACATGAGCAGACCCATTAGTAGTCTTAAACTCCCAGTCCTTGATGAAGCCGGCTTTGATGGCCTGAGGGCAGCAGGAAGACCACTGAAAACGTGGTACGGATCTACTGTTCTTCTCTCGGGGTCCTAAGTGACAGCCACAGCTGGTTGCCCAGGAGGGACAGAGGTATGGCTCTGTTGCTTAGTTGAGGCCCCCAGTAGCACGGCGTCCATCCTCCTGGAACTGTAACATCCCCAATGGCTTCTCTTCCCTTCAGGCTGACGGATTTCAAGGATGCAGCTGCTACTCCTGGAGGTGCAGGGCACCTTCTCCAATTTGGGCCACGAGGCCATGTGGCCATGATGGGGGCCCCTCATGGCCTCAGCGAGAACAGAGCACTACGATATTGGCCTCCGCCGGGGAAACAGCTTAAAGCAGAGCGGCCCCTCAGACACGGCGCCTGCCCCACCACCGGAGAAAGcctctgagggcagagcctgggctCAGGCCCATCAGCAGGTGAAGCCAATCTGGAAGCTGGAGAGAAAGCACGTGGGGACGCTTTCAGCAGGGTTGGGCCCCAGCGTCTTGGGTGTCCCACCCGAGCCAGCCTATTTCTTTTGCCCGGGCACTCTGTGTAGCTCGGGGCACTCAGCTGTCATCGCAGGCCACGGCAGCTCCTGCTACCTGCGCTCCCTCCCAGACTTGTTCAGCAGCACGCTGCTGTACCGCCGCTCCAGCCACAGGCACAAACCCTACCAGCAGCTGGAGTCTTTCTGCTTGCGCTCAAGCCTGCCGGAAAAAAgacctttttctctccctcacaaGGGCCTCCCTGTCAGACTCACTGCCAATAAGGCCCCTTCTTTCACGGTGTCCCCCATGGCCCAGCCCATGGCGTCCTCGTCCACAGATCGGTACCTCTCACTGGGAGCGGCTGGGGAGAACCCTTCGGGGAAGTGCCTGGCTGCTGCCATCTCAGGGAAGATCCCATCTCCACTCTCCTCCTCCTACAAGCCCATGCTAAATAACAACTCCTTCATGCGGCCAAATAGCACTAAAGTGCCTTTATCGCAGGCCACAGAGGGCCTGAAGCCAGTATCCTCACCCAAGATCCATCTTGTCTCCTGGCATCATTCGGGGGGCACCGGAGACTGTGCACTCCAGCCTGTCGAACACAAGGTACCCAAGAGCCATGGCGCTGTCCTAGATgatgcccctgcccctggcacccTCTCTGCCCCTAGCTCCTTAGACACTTTGACCACCAGTGTTGCCTCTCCTCAGTATAACCGGAGTAACTTAGCCACTAGAGCAGAGCCACATCCTTGTGGCCTGGATGGCAACTTTGTTTCTCAGGCTCTGACCAGGGAGGTTCGGTTCACTGAGGCGGTGAGGAAATTGGCCGCAAGAGGCTTTGAGAAGAAGCCAAGGCAAGGCTGCCAGTTGGAACAATCTCGTTTCATGAACCCCAGCTTGCAGTGTGAGCTCCTCAACAGGAACCGGCAGTGGAAACCTCCCACCGTAGGCCAGCAGTTCCCCCAGGAGGATGCTGGAGCTAACAGTAGGACCCTGCCCAGCCCCTCGGACGCCCTGGAGCTGGACGGTACAGTCTTCTGTACCAAACGCATCAGCATTCACCTCCTTGCCTCACATGCCAGCGCGCTCAGCTGCAGCCCTGCCTGTGGATCTGCCATTGACTCCCCACCACCCGGAGAAGACaaaactcctgagccacctgctcctcctcagcccctgggTGTAGCTGATGTGGCCACCCGCCTCTCTTCCATCCACTTGGGCCAACTTGGGAAGGAGGGGCCTACGGAAGCCAGAGGACCGGACTTCCCTGCCAGGGGTATCGGGTAAGTTAGAGAAAGTTTATGATTCATTTAGAGCAGTAGAACATATATGCCGTAATTTGGTGGCACTGAAACTAAGTCTCTGaaggtttggttttatttttttggctgtcCTGGAATTTTGGTTTTCACTATAGGGCAGAGGTAGACAAACTAGACCAGCATGTGGGCCAAATCTTGGCTGCTgcctgcttttataaataaagttttattgaaacacagcctcACTCATTCATTCGCACTGCTAACTGGGGCTACTTTCCTGTTACACACGGGTAGGGGTGCAACAAACTGGCCCACAAAATTGAAAAGATTTACTACCTAGTCCTTTAGAGAAAGAGTTTGTTGACCCTGCTTTAGGTTATaagcaggaagaaataataccaaacaTGTTGGGGCCTGTGACTTTTCTTAATTCCAAACCAACTCAGACTCTGTCATTCCTTGTTTGACAGTCATTTCAGAGTTAGGGCATATACAAACTGGGTTCCTTCTCTTGTGCTTTGATACATCTCTGGAACCTTGGTCCACCGAGGCCTTGTTTTGAATTCCCAGAGGTCTAGGGACCCTTGAAATCAATGACCATTCACTAATGGTGTTTCGCATGTAGAATTTTGCACTGAAGTGCTATGAGGGATTTCAAAGATGGGAGACAAAGTGCCTCTCTGCACAACAGGGGCTATAGAGCTGAAGAGCTGTGACTAGACCTAAGCTCTGAGGCCGAGAGGACTTATGAGATCCAGGCAAGAGGCAGCAGGTTGGCAAGTGGGGGGAGATGAACACTGGCAGGTGACGAAGGAATGAGAATCTAACTGACTTCTCTCATGGACTGGGTGGGGGCATGATTCTTTCTTATAGTTCAGCTGCAGACCTCCAGCCAGACCTGGGTGAGGCTGAAGATCTAGAAGAAGAGCTAGTAGATGGTTTGGAGGACTGCTGTAGCCATGATgaaaatgaagaggaggaaggTGAGTAAGGGACTCTCTCCCCTCCAGCTGGGAAGTGGTCACCACCTGAGACGGAGGGGCCTGACAGTTATATACTGACTGGGACCTTGACTTGCTTTATCACCTACCATCCCCATCTGCCTGTGGGTCTTAGGGTGGTCGTGGTTTCTGGGAAGTTGATTCGCTAGCCCTGCTGCCCACCAGTGTCGTTTTCTTCGTGCTGCTGCCAAGCTCACAGAAGGTGGTACAAGGTGGCAGGGTGATGTTCCTGGCTTTTCAGGAAGGCTGAGCCAAGATGTCCCAAGGAAGAGCTGCCTAGGCTTGGTGAGTTTGAGTAGCAGCCTCTCCTAGTGGAacttctctgctctctcccctccAGGAGACTCTGAGTGCTCTTCGTTCAGTGCTGTCTCCACTGGTGAGTCAGTAGCAGTGATCTCTCGGTGAGTACTGTCCATCGTTGGTACTCATTTGCAGTCTCTTTAAGATTATAAAGagagaggcacttgggtggctcagtcagttgagtgtccagctcttggtttcagcttagatcatcatctcatgggtcatgggatcgagctctgttttggactctgcactcagcggggtgtctgcttgaagATTGTCTCCCTCACATACCCTCTACTcgctcgatctctctctctctttcaaataaataagtaaatccttaaaaaaaattatgaagagggatccctgggtggcgcagcagtttggcgcctacctttggcccagggcgcgatcctggagacccaggatcgaatcccacgtcgggctccctgcatggagcctgcttctccctctgcctgtgtctctgcctctctctctttctctctgtctctgtgactatcatgaataaataaatctttaaaaaaaattatgaagagatTAATCACCTAAGTCATTAATGGCCCTGTTAACTATAACTCATTTTTTACCAGATTTTTACATTCgggacttttatttttcaaacaaggACCAGTGGAAGGGACCAGAAGCATAATTAATGGCCCTGTTAACTATAACTCATTTTTTACCAGATTTTTACATTCgggacttttatttttcaaacaaggACCAGTGGAAGGGACCAAAAGCATATTTTACCAATTGGGCTTAAAAATAGGACCATGTTTCTTAGGCTGTGGTTTGGCCTTTAGTTTCCAAGAAATTGttcaagtaaaaagaaaaggatttcaAGAAGTGCTTAGAAGATTGATAAGCAGTCAGTGGAGAAACATGATATTTGGCCACCCACATGAGGGTAATTGCCACCTTGCATCATCAGCGTGCCCCACTGTCAGATGCAGTTCTGAGATACATATGCCCCTCACTGGAGCTTTTTGAAATGCTTCTTTCTGAGGTTAGTGTTATTAGGGGAAATAAGGTTGACATTGaccttaataataaaattgaattgaattgaataaaattgaaattgaattaaaaatccTCCAGCTTAAAACCTAGATTATTTTCTTGACTACTCTTGGTCGAGTCTGAGCAAGATCCATCTCTCACTAGGGAACCAAAAATGCCAGCCTCTTCACATAGGCccttcttttacagaaaaagtggCTGGAGCCTGTTGCATGACTGAGATGAGGGTTGGGGGAGGGCAAGGAATGCAGGACTGTGAGGAAGTTACTATGAACCAGGGTATGTCATTGTGCTAAAGATCTTTGGAACTTGCCGAAGGGTCATAGATGCCATCTTTCAGGTATTTAACACCCTTCAACATAATCTTTATTGTTCCCCTCACTATTTCCAACCTTGCCTCATTGTATTCTATTAAATACTATAAagaacccccacacacacacccgcccaAAGTACTAaacattaaagttttttttttctttttaaaaataacttctgggggatccctgggtggcacagcggtttggcgcctgcctttggcccagggcccgatccgggagaccctggatcgattcccacatcgggctcccggtgcatggagcctgcttctccctctgcctgtgtctctgcctctctctctctctctctctctctgtgtgactatcataaataaataaaaataaaaataaaaaataaaaaaataaaataaaaataacttctggaaaaacaaaaacaaaatacaagtatTGACCATTGGTGAGTTTCGTTTTTCACACAGAATAAAACTCTAACTTCAATGAAAAGCTGTACGTGTCAGGGCTTACATACACCTGTCGTACACAGCACTTGGCTGGCTTTTCTCTTGTGTCTGCTGTGTCTCAGCTGAAGTGAAGGGGATCAGGAGCCTTCCGTGCCTTGGTTAGTGTGGACGAGGCAAGCTGCAGCCCTGTGAGTGTGATGGTGGCAGCAGCTGCACCAATGTCAGAGCTCTAAACCAGTGAGGGGAGAGAGCTCTTTGGAAAGTGAAGAGATACTTTCTAGGTCTTTCTTTGAGGGTGGATAGAAATCCTGTCATAGGTACCTTGAGTCTGGTGCCTCAGTTCTGTTACTTTGAGCACAGTAACCTGTCCTCCTTCCAAAAAACAAAGGTACATCTGAATGTTGACTCAGGACCTCTGCTGTCCATAAGAGAAGGACATTTAACATGTGATTGACTTGGAGTCTCACCTTTTCCATACTTACCAGTGCTCTAGGTTTGTCTTGAGACCTACTTGGAGACAGCTGCCCAACCCTTTAACTTACCTTTCTAACAAAATTCACAAAAGGTATTTGCTTATACTTTGTTTGTTGGTTAATTTAGCTCTTACAAGATGTGCAGACTTTCTTTTCTATATAAGGCTTAAAACATGGATTTTCAGTCAAATGGAGGTCGAGGAATTCCAAACTACTTCACATTTTAAAGATCACTAAAATACTTTTGGattgttaaaatcattttttccGAAATTGGGagagatttatgtattttattatagaaaagttGACAATTACAGAGAGGTCATTGAAAAcactatctctgtttctctacCTAGTTTATTGCCTTTCctgtttcatattcttttttctaagaatcatttaattttagaacTGAGGGTCATTAAGTCCAGTCTCTTTTTTCAGATGTGGATAATGAGGACCAGAGAAGTATTATGAGGTCATAGTTTCCAACACTGCTAGACCAGAAGCCAGGCCTCTTGAAGATGATAGATAGGTCCAGTACTCTTGAGAGGCAGCGAACAAAGattttacacctttttttttttaattaaactttttttttttttttaaagattttatttatttattcatgagagacacagagcgagacacaggcagagacacaggcagagggagaagcaggaccccatgcagggagcccgacatgggactcgatcctgcgactccgggatcatgccctggactgaaggtggcgctaaaccactgagctacgcgggctgccctaaaattaaacttttgatTTTGAGACATTATAGATTTACATGTAGTTgtgagaaataatacagagatcccCTAAACTTTTTACTAAGTGTCCCCCAGTGGTGACATCTGGCAAAACCAGTACCATATAGTATGACCCAGATACTAATGTTAGTCAAGATACAGATATGTCCGTCACTGCAGGAATCCCTCCAGCTGTCCTAATAGCCACCCCTACTTCCCTCCTATGACTATTCCCTCCTTGATGTTTGGCAACTACTAATTTGTTACATAATTTAgtcatttcaagaatattatacTAATAGAATGATAGCCATATGTAACTTTTAgggatgggcttttttttttttttttttttttttttttttttttttttttttttttttttttttttttactgtgtattCACTGCAGATTTATACAGGTTGTTGCGTGCATCAAGGTTCTTCATCCCTTTTTATTTCAGAGCAGTGTTATATGGTGTGGATGTATCACAGTACATTTAGCTGTTGAAGGATATTTGGGTTACTTCCAGATTGGGGttttatgaataaggctgctgtAAGTCATCatgtccatatatttttaaaattaaaaaaaaaattttaaataacttctacatccagcgtggggcttgaactcatgaccctgaaattaagagtcataAGCTCTACCGACAGAGCCAACcaggagtgtttttttttgttgttgttgttgtttttttaatttatctacgatagtcacacacacagagagagagggaggcagagacacagagggagaagcagctcaatgaaccgggagcccgacgtgggattcgatcccgggtctccaggattgcgccctgggccaaaggcaggcaccaaaccgctgtgccacccagggatcccaggagtgttttttttttagatttatgtatgtatgtaagtatgtatgtatgtatgtgcaacAGGCGGAGGAGCACAGGGGAATGGGTGAGGGGGAAATagttccaagcagactccacactgagtgcggaccctgatgcagggctgaatctcacaaccctgagatcatggcctagttactgactgagccacccacgtgccctgcctgttttttgttttttgagaaacttccaaaacagttttccagagtggctataccattttacattcctattttgtctttgtttctgaaATCTTACCTCATTCTCCTTGATTTTCAACAATCTTAAATTCTAATACTCCATAAATTAAaagtctttgaaataaaatattttggaatgaggAATTAAGAGTTGAATTCATTGGAATTATTTAACTGAAAATTAGTATTTAACCTGACCCAAcagcattctttaaaaatctttgatattttatttaaataataaaaaaaaaaacctttggtatttaaaacactgaaatgttTTCCATACTAATGCCTATTTCTATTGTGCTGCAAAATAACAGGCACAATGGCTCTTTATAAGCTTAAGATTAATCTTTAAATACTAATCTTTGTAGATCAGAACAGCTCCGTAAAGAGAGTAATAACTCTTTTCTCCTTTGCCAGTGCTATTTAAAGAAATGGTTGGGTCTCTGCACTTGTACTGGATACGGAGTTGAGATGTCCATTTTTTAGAGATCCCTTGAGCTAGTCTTGGCCGAGCCATCATTGGAGCAACAGTAGGGACTCCATGGCCTACTGCCCCAAATTCCCAGATCTGTGTTACCACAGTGTTACATAAAAAAACCCATGTCACAAATCATTTCCAAAACGGAGAGGAGCATTAATCATCTGCATATCTTCAGAttaacctaaatataaaatgatttggaAGGAtcactctcttttccttctgttgcttttttttcctttttctttttaaaaccttctGTACGTCTTTGGTcttttctgctcttccttctttttgattATCCAtaccatttgttttctcttctctttgttcaGTCACACACCTGCTCTCAGAACCGCTCTTTTCCAGGGGCTTCCCCCACCTGTGGCTTCTCACCAGAAATGTTGAGCTATATCACAGAAGGAGGTATTGGGAAATCTGGTCTGTAGGTGATATTTAATGGAGTTAATATGGATTACTgtttgtgaaataatcaccaagTACTTGTCTTTGTAGAATCATGATGTAGAAGACAGCACCCCGCCAAAAAATGACCTAGTAACAGCACTTGAGGGCTGtggcctcctctttctcttccacacATCTGTCTGTCTTGCATCCTAGGAGCTGTGCAGAGATTCTGACCAAACCCCTCTCCAGTGAGAAAGTGGTCCGACCAGCGCTCATCTACAGCCTCTTTCCCAACGTGCCCCCTACCATCTATTTTGGCACCCGGGATGAGAGAGGTAAACCTGGCCAAGTGTCTAAGCCCAGGAGTGCCCCCAGGAGAAGGATGCTGGCGAAGTTGGGAGGGGTGGCAGTAGGGTGGAAGGGGCTTTCCAGAATGGCCCTTTTGGTATTCACTGTCATCCTTCTGCCTCCTTCATAGTTCACCAGTCCAATATAGGAGacttttccttgtctttccctGAGCTGACCCTTGTCAGCCCCATAATCTCATGCTGCATTCTTGTCCTCTAACCTTGTCTCTTCTGCCTTTTAACCTCCCTCCTCTCAGTGTTCCTCAGTCCCATGCAGCGCCCTTTTTTCCCACTAAGAAAACTGGGACTCCTTTTAAATTCTGGCCTAGAACAATCCTTAGTGACTTGTCTGCCTAGTGACTTGTCTTGCCTAGGATGCCAAGCTCCTGCGCAACAATGCCACCTTTCCTCTTCTAACCCAGACTCTCCTGctgttccccccccccatttccttTCCCCAGTGGAGAAACTTCCCTGGGAGCAGAGGAAGCTGCTCCGGTGGAAGATGAGCACAGTGACTCCCAACATTGTCAAGCAGACCATTGGACGGTCCCACTTCAAAATCAGCAAGAGTGAGTTACCTGCCTTACTTCGATCCTGTCCTCTGCCCCAATGGATGGGCTCTGGGCAGGAGGAAACCCTAGATACCTCCTGCTGTGTGGGGATCCTGTTCTGGAGTTTCCACTTAATAGGAAGACGGCTGAAATCTCTCTGGGCTGGAGCCTGTTCCTCAAAATTAGAAGACAGAGAGCTGTTGTTCTCTTCCTGACCCTAGGGTTTCATGTAGGACAGCTCCATGGTGACTTTTAGAACACTGGGAGCTGAGCCTAGGCCCAGTGGTATTTCTGGGGCCCCTAGGTCTCTCTGTCCTGAAGTCTGAGCTGCTAGCAGGACTGACTCTGTGATGTGCCTTCTGCAGGAAATGACGACTGGCTAGGCTGCTGGGGTCACCACATGAAGTCTCCTAGTTTCCGATCCATTCGGGAGCATCAGAAGGTAGGGGTCCTTTGTGGGGAACTCTTCCCCTGGACTTTGGACTAGGCAGGAGGAGGTTGGTGTGGGCAGTAGGGAAAGAGGAGGATGACTGTGGAGAAGCCAGGAAGGTGTGCAGAGTGGAGATGGTGCGAGAGGAGGGGGCAGTGGGGCCCTTGTGGATCACATACCTCTAGCAGCGCAGTGGCAGTgctccaggcaccccaaagaccCGTTCTCCTCTGATGTGTCTTGAGATGTGGCATCTGTTTCTTTGAATTGTGCTTCTCCTGTGACTACTGTGCATTGCCTCCGTGCCTCCAAGCTGGATATGCATAAAGAGGACTCTGGTCTCATGTTGCAGCAAAGGAGTCCCTGTCCCCAGACTTTAATGAAGTCCAGGTGCCTTCCTGTTTTTGCCCTGCAGCTGTCACGGCAAAAGACTTCAAACGCTTTTCTTTGCACTTCAGGGAAATATCATGTCTGACTTAATCACTGTTCTTTGGCTGTTTGTGAACTGTCAGTTTCTTGGGGTCACTACAGTTtggtgtattttatttgttttaatcatcTTTTGGTGAGTGCTCAGAGTACTACTAATAGATGGTGATGGTAAGATGGATCAAGAGCTCATGATGTCGCTGAGAAAGTTGGAAAGGCACTGTGaatcttgctctctccctcctggcctcacccaagctctctccctgctctcaCCCTTTGTCCCTTCTGTAGCTAAACCACTTCCCAGGTTCCTTCCAGATTGGACGAAAGGACCGACTGTGGCGGAACCTGTCTCGCATGCAGAGCCGCTTTGGCAAGAAGGAGTTCAGCTTCTTCCCCCAGTCCTTCATCCTGCCCCAGGATGCCAAGCTCCTGCGCAAAGCCTGGGAGAGCGGCAGCCGCCAGAAGTGGATTGTTAAGCCTGTAAGTGGATCCCAGTGGGTGGGGGCCGTCTGAGAGTGGGAACAATGCGTATTGGCCAGCAGCAAATCTCAGCTCCTCCTTTCCACTTGACTTCTAGCCAGCGTCAGCCCGGGGCATTGGCATCCAGGTCATTCACAAGTGGAGTCAGCTCCCCAAGCGAAGGCCCCTCCTGGTACAGAGGTGAGCCTGTCTCCAGCTCTCATCCCACCGCTCATTTTCCTGTGGCCTCAGCCTGGAGGTTCTCTTTTTAGAGTGTTCTTCTGCCCTTTGCCCTCCCAGCCATTGACCTCCTTCAGCAGCTGTTTGAAGGTCTTTATCTCTCAGACTGCTCACTTGCTGGCTTTTGCTGTTTTACCCACTGAGCCCTGTCTCATTGAGCAATGTCCCTAAAGCTGGCCTTTCCCTATTTAGGTATCTACACAAACCCTACCTCATCAGTGGCAGCAAGTTCGATCTGCGAATCTATGTTTACGTCACCTCCTACGATCCCCTCCGGATTTACCTCTTTTCAGATGGACTTGTCCGCTTTGCCAGTTGCAAGTACGTGATAGTGGTGATTGCAAGTACGTGTTAGTGGTGAGGCTCACCCTGATGgctctgggttttgttttcctgaaagaGTGAGAAACTAGAGGATGCCAAGCAGAATAAAAGCACATTTTGGTGGGTTTTGttggcagaggaaaaggaggggtGTTTCCGGAAAACCCgatcttcctttcctcttctgtgtcTCCTTTTACGTAGAACACCACTTCACTTCTAAACTTCCAGTCACCAAATGTGTGGGGCTTTTCCCCACATGAAGCAGTTCTCTGGAGTACCAGCTGAGTATCCTGCATTGTCTACCTGCGTTACCCTAGCACTGTCTACCCCCCGGGGGTGTGGTCCCACAggtcagggctcagtctcacaaggttgccccttcctcctgcttcagATGCCAGTCCCAAGTCCAGGTGCCACCTCTGCTCCTTGCCTGGTCAGCTATAAGTCAGAGGTTCCTGGGACCCCCTTCTTAGTTAGGCTCTATTAATTTGCCGGAGCAGCTCATCATATAAGGAGATGGTAAGTTTGGTTATAGGCGAACAACCAAGTGGAAGAGAACAGGGTAAAGTGTCAGAAGAGACAATGCACAGAGCAATGTGTGTGGGAAGGGGCGCAGGggctcccctgctctctctggaCACCACTGTCCCAGCATATACCACATGCTCACCCACCCAGAACATGAGCCCCATACTTTTGGGATTTTATGGAGACTTCATCATGTGGGCATGTTGtttggtaattctgtttttagcCCTTCTCCCTCTTAAGGGTGGGGGCGGGGTTGAAAATTCCAGGCTTCAAATCATGGCCTGGTCTTTCTAGCCATCAGATCTTCTCCAGGAACCCATCcggagtcacctcattagaacacaagacactcctatcacccaggaaatgACAAGGGTTTCAGGAATtggggtcaaagaccaaatattagtcAAAAGATGTTCTTAGTGCACTTCTCACTGAGGAAGTTATaagggatttaggagctctgtgccaggaaccaggggcagACACACACGTGTTAagtttcttattataaatcaaatTGTCACATGGGGAATAGGAAGTGAGAAGTTCCTCTACCTTGCTGAATGTAGGGTGCATCTTCTTGCCAGAGGTGGGATGGAGGAGATGAGTCCCACATATCTTGTCCCACGCTTCTCTTCCACttggctgttcatctgtatcctttatcatatcctttgaTAAGATGCTAGTAAACAtaagtaaactgttttcctgagttttgtgagctgctCAGGATAAAGGAGCTGTGCTGTTCTAGAAACCTTGCCAACAGACATACTGCTCTGGCTCTTGTGCATCTGAAAAGATTGGTCTACTTGGCCTTTATCTCTTCGGGATTTGGGAAGATGTTTCGGCCTTTGTCCACCTGCTGTGTCTCCCTGTCTcacctctgcctttctcctcacTTGCAGGTATTCCCCTTCCATGAAGAGCCTCAGCAACAAGTTCATGCACCTGACCAACTACAGTGTCAATAAAAAGAATGCCGAGTACCAGGCCAA
Coding sequences within it:
- the TTLL4 gene encoding tubulin polyglutamylase TTLL4, which gives rise to MASARTEHYDIGLRRGNSLKQSGPSDTAPAPPPEKASEGRAWAQAHQQVKPIWKLERKHVGTLSAGLGPSVLGVPPEPAYFFCPGTLCSSGHSAVIAGHGSSCYLRSLPDLFSSTLLYRRSSHRHKPYQQLESFCLRSSLPEKRPFSLPHKGLPVRLTANKAPSFTVSPMAQPMASSSTDRYLSLGAAGENPSGKCLAAAISGKIPSPLSSSYKPMLNNNSFMRPNSTKVPLSQATEGLKPVSSPKIHLVSWHHSGGTGDCALQPVEHKVPKSHGAVLDDAPAPGTLSAPSSLDTLTTSVASPQYNRSNLATRAEPHPCGLDGNFVSQALTREVRFTEAVRKLAARGFEKKPRQGCQLEQSRFMNPSLQCELLNRNRQWKPPTVGQQFPQEDAGANSRTLPSPSDALELDGTVFCTKRISIHLLASHASALSCSPACGSAIDSPPPGEDKTPEPPAPPQPLGVADVATRLSSIHLGQLGKEGPTEARGPDFPARGIGSAADLQPDLGEAEDLEEELVDGLEDCCSHDENEEEEGDSECSSFSAVSTGESVAVISRSCAEILTKPLSSEKVVRPALIYSLFPNVPPTIYFGTRDERVEKLPWEQRKLLRWKMSTVTPNIVKQTIGRSHFKISKRNDDWLGCWGHHMKSPSFRSIREHQKLNHFPGSFQIGRKDRLWRNLSRMQSRFGKKEFSFFPQSFILPQDAKLLRKAWESGSRQKWIVKPPASARGIGIQVIHKWSQLPKRRPLLVQRYLHKPYLISGSKFDLRIYVYVTSYDPLRIYLFSDGLVRFASCKYSPSMKSLSNKFMHLTNYSVNKKNAEYQANADETACQGHKWALKALWNYLSQKGVNSDAIWEKIKDVVVKTIISSEPYVTSLLKMYVRRPYSCHELFGFDIMLDENLKPWVLEVNISPSLHSNSPLDISIKGQMIRDLLNLAGFVLPTAEDIVSSSGSSSSSSASLPSSPKDKCRMAPEHFTAQKMKKAYYLTQKIPDQDFYASVLDVLTPDDVRILVEMEDEFSRRGQFERIFPSRISSRYLRFFEQPRYFNILTTQWEQKYHGNKLKGVDLLRSWCYKGFHTGAICDSAPMWSLPASLLTIPKGDVGLSTFPKLESGKLGKHSFSEGSIPLCEDGTMPKPKKTQAGLCPVPGKPSSSKDSEDISKEPSLSTQMLPLLKYSGQTSRLSASPTSQSTGDSLLAAVSP